One stretch of Astatotilapia calliptera chromosome 3, fAstCal1.2, whole genome shotgun sequence DNA includes these proteins:
- the LOC113013298 gene encoding tripartite motif-containing protein 16-like encodes MVISCTAAIINAKQDWDLLKDPVTTACGHSYCMNCIKSFWDEEDRKGIHSCPQCRTTFKPRPVLEKNVMFATLVEQLKHTGLQAAAGEQCYAGPEDVACDVCTGRKLKAIKSCLVCLISYCEKHILLHFESPAFKKHKLVAPSKKLQENICSCDDEVMKIFCRTDQQSICYLCTMDAHKGHETVPAAAKRTEKQKELEVRRLNIQQRIQEREKDVKLLQQEVEAIIGSADKAVEDSEKMFTELIRLIQKRSSDVKQQVRSQQETEVSRVKELQEKLEQEIAELKRTDGELEQLSHTEDHNQFLHNYPSLSALSESTHSSSINIRPLRYFEDVTAAVSETRDKLQDTLREEWTNISLTVTEVDVLLSPPEPKTRAGFLKYSHEITLDPNTASTHLLLSDGNRKVTLMKQQQSYSDHPDRFTSCHQILSTESLTGRCYWEVEWRGEMVFIAVTYKNISRAGGLNKCGFGWNEKSWVLNCYKNIFQFWHNDVRTLLSGPRSSRVGVYLDHRAGILSFYSVSETMTLLHRVQTTFTQPLHAGLYLSEVGDSAELIKVK; translated from the coding sequence ATGGTTATTTCTTGTACAGCAGCTATTATAAATGCAAAACAAGATTGGGATCTACTGAAGGATCCAGTGACTACAgcctgtggacacagctactgcatgAACTGTATTAAAAGTTTCTGGGATGAAGAGGACAGGAAgggaatccacagctgccctcagtgcagGACGACTTTCAAACCGAGGCCTGTCCTGGAGAAAAACGTCATGTTTGCAACTTTAGTGGAGCAGCTGAAGCACactggactccaagctgctgcaggtgagcaatgctatgctggacctgaagatgtggcctgtgatgtctgcactggGAGGAAGCTGAAAGCCATCAAGTCCTGTCTGGTGTGTCTGATCTCCTACTGTGAGAAACATATTCTGCTTCATTTTGAGTCTCctgcctttaaaaaacacaagctggtggccccctccaagaagctccaggagaacatctgctcttgtgatgatgaggtgatgaagattttctgtcgtactgatcagcagagtatctgttatctctgcaCAATGGATGCACATAAAGGCCATGAAACAGTCCCAGCTGCAGCAAAAAGGACtgagaagcagaaggagctCGAGGTGAGACGactaaacatccagcagagaatccaggagcgagagaaagatgtgaagctgcttcaacaggaggtggaggccatcattggctctgctgataaagcagtggaggacagtgagaagatgttcactgagctgatccgtctcatccagaaaagaagctctgatgtgaagcagcaggtcagatcccagcaggaaactgaagtgagtcgagtcaaagagcttcaggagaagctggagcaggagattgCTGAGCTGAAGAGGACAGACGGCgagctggagcagctctcacacacagaggatcacaaccagtttctacacaactacccctcactgtcagcactcagtgagtctacacactcatccagcatcaatattCGTCCTCTGAGgtactttgaggatgtgacagcagctgtgtcagagaccagagataaactacaggacactctgagagaggaatggacgaacatctcactgacagtcactgaagtggatgttttactgtcaccaccagagccaaagaccagagctggattcttaaaatattcacatgaaatcacactggatccaaacacagcaagCACACATCTGTTATTATCTGACGGGAACAGAAAAGTAACATTAATGAAACAACAACAGTCTtattctgatcatccagacagattcactTCATGCCATCAGATCCTGAGTACAGAGAGCCTGACTggacgttgttactgggaggtggagtggagagggGAAATGGTTTTTATAGCAGTCACATACAAGAATATCAGCAGAGCAGGGGGCCTCAATAAATGTGGTTTTGGATGGAATGAGAAATCTTGGGTATTAAAttgttacaaaaacatttttcaattttGGCACAACGATGTCCGAACTCTCCTCTCAGGTCCTCGTTcctccagagtaggagtgtacctggatcacagagcaggtattctgtctttctacagcgtctctgaaaccatgactctcctgcacagagtccagaccacattcactcagccgctccATGCTGGACTTTATCTTTCTGAAGTTGGAGACAGTGCAGAGCTGATTAAAGTCAAATAG